The following coding sequences lie in one Alloacidobacterium dinghuense genomic window:
- a CDS encoding polysaccharide biosynthesis/export family protein produces MFAPITISVFFVALAGFMQAQAPLPSQAEGKLPTPQAEVALAQPPAPSVAKAHDDSFVIGNDDVLAINVWKEPDISRAIPVRSDGRISLPLVGEVQATGRTPLQLEQEITSKLKNYISEPVVTVMVQQINSEKFNILGQVVKPGSYPLINGTTVLDAIATAGGFRDFAKQKSIYVLRQSGGTDSRIAFNYKDVIKGQHPEQNIKLEPRDTIVVP; encoded by the coding sequence ATGTTCGCTCCGATAACCATAAGTGTATTTTTCGTTGCTCTAGCGGGGTTCATGCAGGCGCAAGCGCCGCTCCCCAGTCAGGCAGAGGGCAAACTGCCTACGCCGCAAGCTGAGGTTGCTCTAGCGCAACCTCCGGCTCCATCAGTGGCGAAGGCGCATGATGACAGTTTTGTGATTGGCAATGACGATGTCTTGGCAATCAATGTGTGGAAGGAGCCCGACATTTCTCGAGCGATTCCTGTGCGTTCGGATGGGAGAATCTCGCTGCCACTCGTGGGAGAGGTACAGGCCACGGGACGAACTCCGCTGCAACTCGAACAGGAAATTACCAGCAAACTGAAGAACTATATCTCAGAGCCGGTGGTCACGGTGATGGTGCAGCAGATCAACAGCGAGAAATTCAACATCCTTGGCCAGGTGGTTAAACCTGGATCATACCCGTTGATAAACGGGACGACGGTTCTGGATGCAATTGCGACGGCGGGCGGATTCAGGGATTTCGCAAAGCAGAAGTCCATTTATGTTCTGCGCCAGAGTGGCGGTACTGATTCGCGCATCGCCTTCAACTACAAAGACGTTATCAAAGGTCAGCATCCGGAACAAAACATTAAGCTTGAGCCGCGCGACACGATCGTCGTGCCTTGA
- a CDS encoding sigma-54-dependent transcriptional regulator: MTQKSIETARLFVVSHDSAVLRPIWLIGESNDWQFESSSNAWEAIERVQSGVTPDLLLLDLPPEDDDGLHILRWLRRLRPALPIILIGHQPDLGRKQEAIRMGARDYLARPLDERHLEAVIGQYLSQACEVSEAEISSDDVEQVNEENFFIGVSPIMRRLRAQAVLLAEANVPVLILGESGSGKETTARLLHKLSVRSGFEFAKVNCAALPSDLLERELFGYRRDGAAAGAKSGKLEHCARGTILLDEITEMSMDLQANLLQTLQNKRFVRPGTSNFVEVDVRILAASSTNMEQALSENRLREDLYYRLSAYTIHVPPLRQRKEELPLLSRHFMHQLAKHYGLSPRSFSPAIIEACRSYSWPGNLRELENFVKRYLMVGDRELTFEKNHSDANEVNQNISFSAPRRLKLVPAAITPSRSAATASDSLKSLVESVKLEAERNAIAAALEKTGWNRKAAARLLKVSYRTLLYKIEHYQMRSPDASVFPGGNGLRSKGAGFRGNGQTD, encoded by the coding sequence GTGACCCAAAAATCAATTGAAACAGCAAGGTTATTCGTTGTTAGTCATGATTCGGCCGTTCTACGTCCAATCTGGCTGATTGGGGAATCGAACGACTGGCAGTTTGAGAGTTCCTCCAACGCCTGGGAAGCGATAGAACGAGTGCAATCGGGAGTAACCCCGGACCTGCTCTTGTTAGATTTGCCTCCGGAAGATGATGACGGGTTACATATTCTGCGGTGGCTGCGACGCCTTCGGCCTGCATTGCCGATTATCTTGATTGGTCATCAACCCGACTTGGGCAGGAAACAGGAAGCCATTCGCATGGGCGCACGCGACTATCTTGCCAGGCCACTTGACGAGAGGCACCTGGAAGCAGTCATCGGACAATATCTCTCCCAAGCATGCGAAGTAAGCGAAGCAGAGATATCGAGCGATGATGTAGAGCAGGTCAATGAGGAGAACTTTTTCATCGGCGTGAGCCCCATTATGCGCAGGCTGCGAGCACAGGCTGTTTTGTTGGCCGAAGCGAATGTGCCTGTGCTGATTCTTGGAGAGAGCGGGAGCGGCAAAGAGACTACCGCGCGGTTACTTCATAAACTATCGGTCCGCTCAGGATTCGAATTTGCGAAAGTAAATTGTGCGGCACTTCCGAGTGATCTGCTTGAGCGAGAGCTCTTCGGATATCGGCGCGATGGCGCAGCCGCAGGAGCCAAGTCAGGCAAATTGGAGCATTGCGCAAGGGGGACAATCCTGCTGGATGAAATCACCGAGATGTCGATGGACTTGCAAGCCAATCTGCTGCAGACTCTGCAAAATAAGCGTTTCGTTAGACCTGGGACATCGAACTTTGTTGAAGTCGACGTGCGGATTCTGGCTGCGAGCTCGACAAACATGGAACAGGCGCTGTCTGAAAACCGACTTCGCGAAGACCTTTACTATCGCCTGAGCGCATACACGATTCATGTGCCACCCCTTCGCCAGCGCAAGGAAGAACTTCCGTTGCTGTCCCGTCACTTCATGCACCAACTGGCCAAGCATTATGGCTTGTCTCCTCGCAGCTTTTCGCCCGCGATTATTGAGGCCTGCCGATCCTACTCCTGGCCGGGAAATCTGCGAGAGCTGGAAAACTTTGTGAAGCGCTATCTTATGGTGGGTGACCGGGAACTGACATTCGAAAAGAATCATTCCGATGCCAATGAGGTGAACCAGAACATTTCCTTCTCAGCGCCTCGACGTCTGAAGCTGGTTCCAGCAGCGATCACTCCATCCAGGAGCGCTGCTACGGCTTCGGACTCGCTTAAATCTCTGGTGGAAAGCGTTAAGTTAGAGGCCGAGAGGAATGCAATCGCTGCGGCACTGGAGAAGACTGGCTGGAACCGAAAAGCCGCGGCGCGCTTGCTCAAGGTTAGCTATCGGACATTGTTGTACAAGATCGAACACTACCAAATGAGATCACCTGATGCCTCTGTTTTTCCGGGAGGAAATGGGCTCAGGAGCAAAGGAGCCGGGTTCCGCGGCAACGGCCAGACAGATTGA